The Desulfomicrobium macestii sequence CTCGACTTTCGGGGTTGTTAGTAAAGTCGTCGAAACAGAAATCTATTGGGAATAATTGAATATTTTGATTGAGGGGATCCTCCTTCTGTAGTAGTTCTTTTGTTACCACACAACAGAACACAAAAAAAGGAATCCCCGCATGCAAACTACAAATAATGCCATCGATTTGCAACTCATTAATAACGAGTGTGAGAGCAGAATCGATTCGTTTTTCAGTCAGTTCGGAATTGCGACCATTGCGCGAAATTCAAGTATCAAGAAAGCAAGAGGATATTCTGCTTTGACCATTCTTCTGAACATCTTTGTTCTTCCGTTCATCGGAAAGAATATCTATCGAAGCATCGTCATCAATCCTAAAAGCGATGTCGGAAAAGATGCCATCTATGAGTTCATGCGCTCAAGCAATTTTGGCTGGAGAAGATTCTTGCTCAAACTGGCCTTTGGCGTTCATGAATTCATAGACGGGTTGACCAACAAAGATCGCGAATCCGTGCTCATTCTTGATGATTCCACTATTGAGCGTCCCAGATCGAAGAAGGTTGAACTGTTGGCAAAGGTTCACGACCATACGACCGGGCGATTCCTCAAAGGCTTCAAGTTGCTCACGCTGGCCTGGTCCGATGGATCAACCCTTTTACCTCTGGACTTTGCGCTGCGCTCTTCTGCGAACAAAAAGCAACGATACCAGGAAGTTTCCAAAGACCTTGATAAAAGATCATGCGGTGCGCGGCGGCGTCAGGAGGCTGTGACCAAATCGACAGAACTGGTTGAGCCCATGATTGTGCGTGCGCTGAAGGCCGGCATCAAGGCCAAGTACCTCCTTATGGACAGTTGGTTCGCCATGCCCACCCTGATCTCCGATGTGTGCAAGCACATCCCCGTCATCTGCATGGTCAAACGCACGCCCAAGATCCACTACATCTTCGAAGGACAGAAGATGGACGTGACGCAGATTTACAGCCAGATCCGCAAACGCCGAGGCAGAGCCAAGATCCTGGCCAATGCCCAAATTGAGTTCAAGGATGGCCTCAAGGCTAAACTCGTCTTCGTGCGAAACAAGCACAAAAGAGACTGGCTGGCCTTGCTTACTACTGACCTCATCCTTGCCGATGAAGACGTTGTCCGCATTTACGGCAAGCGCTGGGACATCGAAGTGTTCTTCCGCACGGCCAAGCAGCATCTGGAACTAGAGAA is a genomic window containing:
- a CDS encoding IS4 family transposase; the protein is MQTTNNAIDLQLINNECESRIDSFFSQFGIATIARNSSIKKARGYSALTILLNIFVLPFIGKNIYRSIVINPKSDVGKDAIYEFMRSSNFGWRRFLLKLAFGVHEFIDGLTNKDRESVLILDDSTIERPRSKKVELLAKVHDHTTGRFLKGFKLLTLAWSDGSTLLPLDFALRSSANKKQRYQEVSKDLDKRSCGARRRQEAVTKSTELVEPMIVRALKAGIKAKYLLMDSWFAMPTLISDVCKHIPVICMVKRTPKIHYIFEGQKMDVTQIYSQIRKRRGRAKILANAQIEFKDGLKAKLVFVRNKHKRDWLALLTTDLILADEDVVRIYGKRWDIEVFFRTAKQHLELEKGCQSRDFDALIAHTTIVMTRYIFLSIEKRRTEDPRTLGLLFHRCCEEAEDCTLVKALCQILGITLENLKKLGEAQNEAERILLEAFRDGIRSLGRNFDYIFNEQRLLATNG